In the genome of Pediococcus claussenii ATCC BAA-344, one region contains:
- a CDS encoding glycosyltransferase produces MFYFINVGFADKRSGIEHAQMQRLALFKKFQKKTQIVTRNFSLNLHDVLKRADLDDSDMINLFDFFQGTEEMKARSFTINDLKIKKSLQLLRNDQDEHGYMVRNSQRIIQRIAMRAPEYTQVDVVRTFDQLGKLVKSEWYDTRGFKGLEQLYDGDSNVIAEQVFNPDGQVVYQTFHTKNGEDKLQNTLYRIVNYKGQDYSFNGEQAMMRFFLDELNKRNSEKNSFITDRTFELAWSVLNMKTPAYRYMHLHSNHLNDPDKILDATLNYNYEYAIKNLEKWDGVLIPTEQQRDDFVERYGNKTATFAIPVGNVSDEVMNSPHIPIEDRKAGNVVMVARLSPEKQQDQVIRAFKQVSEKVPNAHITFWGYANGKEGPRLKKVVKDLNLEDVVTFEDYTADINTVYDDAVLNLLTSRAEGFALALMEAQSHGIPNIAYDVTYGPHDIIIDGRNGRLVKLDDVDALAQAIIETLQNPTELQKFSDNSYVDAERYSQDNIWKSWQLLFNKQEEG; encoded by the coding sequence TTGTTTTACTTTATTAATGTTGGGTTTGCGGACAAACGTTCTGGAATTGAACATGCTCAAATGCAACGATTAGCACTATTCAAAAAGTTTCAGAAAAAAACTCAAATTGTGACGCGAAATTTTTCTTTAAATTTACATGATGTTTTGAAACGGGCAGATTTGGATGACAGCGACATGATAAATTTGTTCGATTTTTTTCAGGGAACAGAAGAAATGAAAGCACGCTCATTTACTATTAATGACTTAAAAATAAAAAAAAGCTTACAACTTTTGCGAAATGACCAAGATGAACATGGATACATGGTACGAAATTCCCAACGAATTATTCAAAGAATTGCAATGCGAGCTCCGGAATACACGCAAGTTGATGTGGTTAGGACATTTGATCAATTAGGGAAATTGGTAAAAAGTGAATGGTACGATACAAGAGGGTTTAAAGGTCTTGAACAATTGTATGATGGGGATTCAAACGTTATAGCCGAGCAAGTTTTTAACCCGGATGGTCAAGTAGTTTATCAAACTTTTCACACTAAAAATGGCGAAGATAAATTACAAAACACCTTATACAGAATCGTGAATTATAAAGGACAAGACTATTCCTTTAATGGTGAACAGGCTATGATGCGTTTCTTTTTAGACGAACTGAACAAACGTAATAGTGAGAAAAACAGTTTTATAACAGATAGAACATTTGAATTAGCTTGGTCGGTACTTAATATGAAAACACCAGCATATCGGTACATGCATTTACATAGTAATCATTTAAATGATCCTGATAAAATTCTTGATGCAACTTTAAATTATAACTATGAATATGCAATTAAAAATTTAGAAAAGTGGGATGGAGTTTTAATACCAACTGAGCAACAGCGGGATGATTTTGTTGAAAGATATGGCAACAAAACAGCTACTTTTGCAATTCCTGTTGGTAATGTATCTGATGAAGTTATGAATAGTCCCCATATTCCGATTGAAGATCGAAAAGCGGGTAATGTTGTTATGGTAGCTCGTTTATCTCCTGAAAAGCAGCAAGACCAGGTTATACGTGCATTTAAACAAGTAAGTGAAAAGGTCCCGAACGCACACATAACGTTTTGGGGATATGCTAACGGTAAAGAAGGGCCTCGTCTAAAAAAAGTTGTGAAAGACTTGAATCTAGAAGATGTTGTGACTTTTGAAGATTATACAGCTGACATTAACACCGTATACGACGATGCCGTTTTAAATCTATTAACCTCAAGGGCTGAAGGCTTCGCGTTGGCCCTAATGGAAGCCCAATCGCATGGAATTCCGAATATCGCGTATGATGTAACCTATGGCCCACATGACATAATAATAGATGGACGAAATGGCCGTTTAGTGAAACTGGATGATGTAGACGCACTGGCACAGGCTATTATTGAGACGCTACAAAATCCAACTGAGCTACAGAAGTTTAGTGATAATAGTTATGTTGATGCTGAAAGGTATTCACAAGATAATATTTGGAAATCATGGCAACTATTATTTAACAAACAGGAGGAGGGCTAA